In Sebaldella termitidis ATCC 33386, one DNA window encodes the following:
- a CDS encoding BMP family lipoprotein, translated as MKVKSFMRVFTMLLVFLMVVSCGGDKKDGDQAAGGTSEGGKKKLRIAIVHAGFLGDKSFNDSANEGIKKAMAEYDIEVKTLESKVPSDWETNVVSMASEGYDLVIGNSSQFQDIIKKHAPEFPNVKFAIIDTVVDEPNVMSVVFAQNEGSFLAGAAAALFTQKTDVPNVNAEKIIGWVGGMDIPVLQDFLTGYKQGATYIDPDTKVLVSFAGTFNDPLKGKELALAQYSQGADIIMNVASNTGNGVLEAAKDSQKYAVGVDINQDDIYPGFILTSMLKRVDVGTYEVIKSVAEDKFKGGEILKMNVANGGIGLTDMSVMKQALGDKFPEDILTTINELTEKIKSGEIKVESYPGFKFE; from the coding sequence ATGAAAGTAAAAAGTTTTATGAGAGTTTTTACAATGTTATTGGTATTTTTGATGGTAGTAAGCTGCGGCGGTGACAAGAAAGACGGAGATCAGGCAGCAGGAGGAACGTCAGAAGGCGGAAAGAAAAAATTAAGAATAGCTATAGTGCATGCCGGATTTTTAGGGGATAAGTCGTTTAATGACTCAGCCAACGAAGGAATAAAAAAAGCAATGGCTGAATATGACATAGAGGTAAAAACACTGGAATCAAAGGTACCGTCTGACTGGGAAACAAATGTGGTTTCTATGGCTTCGGAAGGATATGATCTGGTAATAGGTAACTCAAGCCAGTTTCAGGATATTATAAAAAAACATGCTCCTGAATTTCCAAATGTAAAATTTGCGATTATTGATACAGTAGTAGATGAGCCAAATGTAATGTCTGTAGTATTTGCACAAAACGAAGGATCGTTTCTTGCAGGCGCAGCCGCTGCATTATTTACACAAAAAACAGATGTGCCTAATGTAAATGCCGAAAAGATAATAGGATGGGTAGGAGGAATGGATATTCCCGTACTTCAGGATTTTCTTACAGGATATAAGCAGGGTGCAACATATATAGATCCTGATACAAAGGTATTAGTATCATTTGCCGGGACTTTTAATGATCCTTTGAAAGGGAAAGAGCTTGCACTTGCACAATACAGCCAGGGTGCTGATATAATAATGAACGTAGCTTCAAACACTGGAAACGGAGTATTGGAAGCTGCAAAAGATTCACAAAAATATGCAGTTGGTGTGGATATCAATCAGGATGACATTTATCCGGGATTCATACTTACATCTATGCTTAAGAGAGTGGACGTAGGAACATATGAAGTAATCAAATCAGTAGCAGAAGATAAATTCAAAGGCGGAGAAATCCTAAAAATGAATGTGGCTAACGGAGGAATCGGTCTTACAGATATGTCAGTAATGAAACAGGCACTGGGAGATAAATTTCCTGAGGACATACTTACAACAATAAATGAATTAACAGAAAAAATAAAATCTGGAGAAATAAAAGTAGAATCTTATCCAGGGTTCAAATTTGAATAA
- a CDS encoding ABC transporter permease has protein sequence MKGLTSIIDYSIIHATIRASTPILLAAFSAVITQQANILNVGVEGIMLMSAFMAVYVSFLTGSWILAVLAAVVVGLLVAVIIGLAHLKYKGDIFAVGMTVNLLVLALTRFLLQKLLKASGSFYSAEIAPMPKIHFAFLEKTPILNSVFNNYSLLEVLIVPIVVLMWFVLYKTIWGLRTRSIGLNEEAAETAGINTYKRKFQVILLSGVIGGLAGAHLSLGYSNMFVENMTNGRGFMGVAAMFFGNANPVFTTIGCFIFGFADSIGARLQAYGFPSQFVLMIPYLSTVIILAISMISKQRKNKKMKSAVN, from the coding sequence ATGAAAGGATTAACTTCTATAATAGATTATTCAATAATACATGCCACAATAAGAGCTTCCACTCCTATACTGCTTGCAGCTTTTTCAGCGGTAATAACCCAGCAGGCAAATATACTGAATGTAGGTGTAGAAGGAATAATGCTGATGAGTGCTTTTATGGCAGTATATGTAAGTTTTCTCACAGGGAGCTGGATTCTTGCGGTACTGGCTGCAGTGGTAGTAGGTCTTCTGGTTGCTGTAATCATAGGCTTGGCCCATCTAAAGTATAAGGGTGATATATTTGCCGTAGGTATGACTGTAAATCTTTTGGTACTTGCTTTAACAAGATTTTTACTACAGAAACTTTTAAAAGCTTCTGGAAGTTTTTACTCAGCGGAAATAGCACCAATGCCGAAGATACACTTTGCCTTTTTGGAGAAAACACCAATACTAAACAGTGTTTTTAATAATTACTCACTTTTAGAGGTTCTAATCGTTCCGATTGTTGTACTAATGTGGTTTGTATTATATAAAACAATATGGGGATTAAGGACAAGGAGTATAGGATTAAATGAGGAAGCGGCAGAAACAGCCGGTATAAATACATATAAAAGAAAATTTCAGGTAATACTTTTATCCGGAGTAATAGGAGGACTTGCGGGAGCACATTTGTCCCTTGGTTATTCTAATATGTTCGTGGAAAATATGACAAACGGTAGAGGATTTATGGGAGTAGCAGCAATGTTTTTCGGAAATGCAAATCCTGTATTCACTACAATAGGATGCTTCATTTTCGGTTTTGCGGATTCCATAGGTGCCAGACTTCAGGCTTACGGATTTCCGTCGCAGTTTGTACTTATGATACCTTATCTTTCTACGGTAATTATATTGGCAATTTCCATGATAAGTAAACAGAGAAAAAATAAAAAGATGAAGAGTGCAGTAAATTAA
- a CDS encoding TIGR00266 family protein — MNYRLSNEGAFPLVLVNLNANEEIRIESGSMVYHNGKVTLEGKMNSNGSGGIGGLLKAAARSVVSGEGFFITTAKGTADNALVAIAPGSIGQIKELKVGESKWCINDGAFLACDSSVTYNMKKQSVGRAIFGGTGGFFVMETAGEGTMLVNGFGDIIEVDLDGSSPFVVDNFHVVAWESTLAYNIKAASGMFGFTTGEGVVNEFTGRGKLLVQTRNISGLAGLVRPFIPTGK, encoded by the coding sequence ATGAATTATCGTTTATCAAATGAAGGAGCTTTTCCTTTAGTTTTAGTTAATTTAAATGCCAATGAAGAGATCAGAATAGAGAGCGGATCAATGGTTTATCACAATGGAAAGGTCACTCTTGAAGGAAAAATGAACAGCAACGGTTCAGGCGGAATAGGCGGACTTCTGAAAGCTGCGGCAAGATCAGTAGTCAGCGGTGAAGGATTTTTTATCACTACTGCAAAGGGTACTGCTGATAATGCATTAGTAGCAATCGCACCGGGATCAATCGGGCAGATTAAAGAGCTAAAAGTAGGAGAATCAAAATGGTGTATTAATGACGGAGCTTTCCTTGCATGTGACAGCTCAGTTACATATAATATGAAGAAGCAGTCTGTAGGCCGTGCTATTTTCGGCGGTACAGGAGGATTTTTCGTAATGGAAACAGCAGGTGAGGGGACAATGCTGGTTAACGGATTCGGAGATATCATAGAGGTAGATCTTGACGGTTCAAGTCCGTTTGTAGTGGATAACTTTCATGTGGTAGCATGGGAAAGCACGCTGGCATATAATATTAAAGCTGCCTCTGGTATGTTTGGATTTACTACAGGAGAAGGTGTAGTAAATGAATTTACAGGAAGAGGAAAACTTCTGGTTCAGACAAGAAATATTTCAGGACTTGCAGGATTAGTAAGACCTTTTATTCCTACAGGGAAATAA
- a CDS encoding M20 family metallopeptidase, producing the protein MLDVLEKTLNNKKEEYLGHLKKLLSIDTQTIGHGILGGKEKEGQEYIQKLLSDLGAEIKKEDLDEALLKQAYETYNEGNLGHNNKDRYNIIGDFKGKKDKTIIFNGHIDTMPYGEKEAWKHDPLDPVVEDGKVYGLGSTDMKGGLMAGIMAVKLIKDSGLELPCNVKIMSVADEEGGGNGTITAMMNKDTGDAAVVCEPSDNEILIAHMGFVFFKVSVKGKALHSAGKWNGVNAIEKAVSLIHELGELEKEWLMKYKHPLLPPPTLNVGVINGGTAGSTVPDFCEFKVCVHYLPGIMSFSQVKQEFERRIFLRSQGDEFLKDNLPEVEIYQLGGGFEMDSSDEFVKFVHEKANETADIPINGGIAGNDARLLKNLGNIPTVILGPGRLVDCHSIDESISIDEYFKYIKIYADLIMSF; encoded by the coding sequence ATGCTTGATGTATTAGAAAAAACATTAAACAATAAAAAAGAAGAGTACCTTGGACACCTGAAAAAACTTCTCAGTATAGATACACAGACAATCGGACACGGGATACTCGGAGGAAAGGAAAAAGAAGGACAGGAGTACATTCAAAAGCTTCTTAGTGATCTTGGAGCGGAAATAAAAAAAGAAGATCTTGATGAAGCTTTGTTAAAACAGGCATATGAAACATATAATGAAGGAAATCTCGGACATAATAATAAAGACAGATACAATATAATAGGAGATTTTAAAGGGAAAAAAGATAAAACAATTATATTTAACGGTCATATAGACACTATGCCTTACGGTGAAAAAGAAGCATGGAAGCATGATCCGCTGGATCCTGTAGTGGAAGACGGAAAAGTATACGGACTCGGAAGCACAGATATGAAAGGCGGACTCATGGCCGGAATAATGGCAGTAAAATTAATAAAGGATTCCGGTCTTGAACTGCCGTGTAATGTAAAAATAATGTCTGTAGCCGATGAAGAGGGCGGAGGAAACGGAACTATCACAGCTATGATGAATAAAGATACCGGAGATGCTGCGGTAGTGTGTGAACCGTCAGATAATGAGATTCTTATAGCCCATATGGGATTTGTATTTTTTAAAGTATCAGTAAAAGGTAAAGCCCTTCATTCGGCAGGAAAGTGGAATGGTGTAAATGCTATAGAAAAAGCTGTAAGTCTTATTCATGAGCTGGGTGAACTGGAAAAAGAATGGCTTATGAAATATAAGCATCCTTTACTGCCACCGCCGACTTTAAATGTAGGTGTGATAAACGGAGGAACTGCCGGTTCCACTGTACCGGATTTTTGTGAATTCAAGGTTTGTGTTCATTATTTACCTGGAATTATGAGTTTTTCACAAGTAAAACAGGAATTTGAAAGACGGATATTTTTACGTTCACAGGGGGATGAATTCTTAAAGGATAATCTGCCTGAGGTAGAGATTTATCAGCTGGGAGGAGGCTTTGAAATGGACTCCTCGGATGAATTCGTGAAATTTGTCCATGAAAAAGCAAATGAAACCGCTGATATTCCAATAAATGGAGGAATAGCAGGTAATGATGCAAGACTTTTGAAAAATCTTGGAAATATTCCTACTGTTATTTTAGGGCCTGGAAGGCTTGTGGATTGTCACAGTATAGATGAAAGTATAAGTATAGACGAGTATTTCAAATATATAAAAATCTATGCAGATTTAATTATGAGTTTTTAG
- a CDS encoding ABC transporter permease: MKNKYINIFISIIVCMFLSGIIIAIMGEDPVEAYIQLFRGAFVGNFNLGSTLEKFVPLLLTGLAFIVGAKVGVFNVGVEGELYLGAVTAAWVGYSLKGMPSVIHIILCFAAAMIVGAAWAFIPAYLKAYFSVNEVCVTILMNYVAIYITSYLVNYPLSGHTGVSQTPPIEKTASLMRILKPSRANIGLFIAIGVCILIYFIIRKTKFGFEMRNTGSNPFFAEYVGVRPKKVMILGMLMSGAIGGLAGAIEVMGIYGVFLDNFSLNIAGDGMLAALIAKGSLAALPVLSLFIAALKSGSLGMERYTGVPKSLIDVLIALFILLATMDTLFSFIKSKKKKNKE, encoded by the coding sequence ATGAAAAATAAGTATATAAATATATTTATCTCCATTATTGTATGTATGTTTTTAAGCGGTATAATTATAGCCATAATGGGAGAAGATCCTGTCGAAGCATATATTCAGTTATTCAGGGGAGCATTTGTCGGAAACTTTAATCTGGGTTCGACTCTGGAGAAATTTGTTCCTCTGTTACTTACAGGTTTGGCATTTATAGTAGGAGCCAAAGTAGGAGTTTTTAACGTAGGAGTGGAAGGTGAACTTTATCTTGGGGCAGTAACTGCAGCCTGGGTAGGGTACAGCCTGAAAGGAATGCCGAGTGTAATACACATAATTTTATGTTTCGCAGCTGCAATGATAGTAGGAGCTGCATGGGCATTCATACCTGCGTATCTAAAGGCATATTTCAGCGTAAATGAAGTGTGTGTTACGATTCTTATGAACTATGTGGCAATTTATATAACTTCTTATTTGGTAAACTACCCGCTGTCGGGTCATACAGGTGTTTCTCAGACTCCGCCTATAGAAAAAACGGCTTCTTTAATGAGAATACTGAAACCCAGCAGGGCAAATATAGGTTTGTTTATAGCAATTGGTGTATGTATCCTTATATATTTTATTATAAGAAAAACTAAATTTGGATTTGAAATGAGAAATACGGGAAGCAATCCTTTTTTTGCAGAGTATGTAGGGGTAAGACCTAAAAAAGTAATGATACTGGGTATGCTGATGAGCGGAGCTATTGGAGGACTTGCAGGAGCAATAGAAGTAATGGGGATTTACGGAGTATTTCTGGATAACTTTTCATTGAATATAGCAGGAGACGGTATGCTGGCAGCCTTGATAGCAAAAGGAAGTCTGGCGGCACTCCCTGTTTTGAGCCTGTTTATAGCAGCGCTGAAGAGCGGTTCACTGGGAATGGAAAGATATACCGGGGTACCAAAGTCTTTGATCGATGTACTGATAGCATTATTTATACTGCTTGCCACGATGGATACTTTATTTAGTTTCATAAAAAGCAAGAAAAAAAAGAATAAGGAGTAG
- a CDS encoding class I SAM-dependent methyltransferase — translation MNHYYSEKPTSKSDIKEIEFLFLNKSFKFLTDSGVFSKNKIDFGSELMLKTFLKHSSLKEGKFLDIGCGYGPVGIIAKSFVPGLDISLSDVNERALELAEKNIKLNNITEYNIIKSYIFDNIHENFDCILSNPPIRAGKDVIFKIYEESWKHLNTNGVFYCVLQTKHGAKSTFKKLEEIFGNCKTLDIDAGYRILFSQKNT, via the coding sequence ATGAACCATTATTATTCGGAAAAACCAACATCAAAATCTGATATAAAAGAAATAGAATTTCTATTTTTAAATAAAAGCTTTAAATTTTTAACTGACAGCGGAGTCTTTTCAAAAAATAAAATAGATTTTGGAAGTGAACTTATGCTGAAAACCTTCCTTAAACACAGCAGTCTCAAAGAAGGAAAATTCCTTGATATAGGCTGCGGCTACGGCCCTGTGGGAATTATTGCCAAAAGCTTTGTTCCGGGTCTGGATATATCTTTATCTGACGTAAACGAAAGAGCACTGGAGCTTGCCGAAAAAAATATAAAGCTTAATAATATAACAGAGTATAATATTATAAAATCCTATATTTTTGATAATATTCATGAAAACTTTGACTGCATACTCTCTAATCCTCCAATACGTGCAGGTAAGGATGTCATTTTCAAGATTTATGAAGAATCTTGGAAGCATCTTAATACCAATGGTGTATTTTACTGTGTACTGCAGACGAAGCATGGTGCTAAAAGTACATTCAAAAAGCTGGAAGAAATATTTGGAAACTGCAAAACACTTGATATCGATGCAGGATACAGAATTTTATTCTCACAAAAAAACACATAA
- a CDS encoding ABC transporter ATP-binding protein: MKKQIVLMKDIEKRFGSISAIKNGFFDLYEGEIHSLIGENGAGKSTMMKILYGLYPKDGGTLEVRGTVYDDYSTKTAIELGIGMVHQEFMLVKEMTVLENIILGFEPKKSMDRIDFAKAKESIEEYIEKYNLDVQVNKKIQDISVGEAQRVEIIKTLYRGVDILILDEPTAVLTPQETEKLFVILENLKNNGKSIIFISHKLNEVMKISDRITVMRQSKHINTVAKNETNPVELAKMMVGREVFLNIEKTKPQVEETLLKVDDIYVSSERELAKIRGISFEVKRGEIVGIAGVDGNGQSELIEAITGIREVEKGNITFKGKDIKNKTVKTIRDIGISHIPEDRNKRGLNRDMNIEENLVATRFYKKEFSGKILLDYKKIRNYAVEAIKKFDIRPDNPEISTKSLSGGNAQKIIVARELGSESDLLIASQPTRGIDIGSIEFIRKNINEYKSRGKGILLVSAELEEVMSLSDRIIVMYEGGIAGILSAEEATEENVGFLMTGGNKAHEYEK, translated from the coding sequence TTGAAAAAACAGATTGTATTAATGAAAGACATAGAAAAAAGATTCGGCAGTATTTCAGCAATAAAAAACGGATTTTTTGATTTATATGAAGGTGAGATTCACTCGCTTATAGGTGAAAACGGAGCCGGGAAATCCACTATGATGAAAATTTTATACGGTCTCTATCCGAAAGACGGGGGAACGCTCGAAGTACGGGGAACAGTTTATGATGACTACTCTACTAAAACAGCAATAGAGCTCGGGATAGGAATGGTGCATCAGGAGTTCATGCTGGTTAAGGAAATGACAGTTCTGGAAAATATAATACTTGGTTTTGAACCAAAAAAATCAATGGACAGAATTGACTTTGCCAAAGCAAAGGAATCTATAGAGGAATATATTGAAAAATATAACCTTGATGTACAGGTTAATAAAAAAATTCAGGATATATCTGTGGGAGAAGCACAGAGGGTGGAAATAATAAAGACACTTTACAGAGGTGTTGATATTCTGATTCTGGATGAACCTACAGCAGTTCTTACGCCTCAGGAAACTGAAAAGCTCTTTGTGATTTTGGAAAATCTGAAAAATAACGGGAAATCTATAATTTTTATTTCTCATAAATTAAATGAAGTAATGAAGATCAGTGACAGAATAACTGTCATGAGACAAAGCAAGCATATAAATACTGTTGCCAAAAATGAGACTAATCCTGTAGAACTGGCTAAAATGATGGTAGGCCGTGAGGTTTTTCTGAATATAGAAAAAACAAAGCCGCAGGTAGAAGAAACACTGCTGAAAGTAGACGATATCTATGTTTCCAGTGAAAGGGAGCTCGCGAAGATAAGAGGTATTTCATTTGAGGTAAAAAGAGGAGAAATAGTAGGAATAGCCGGAGTGGACGGAAATGGTCAGAGTGAACTGATAGAAGCCATAACAGGCATAAGGGAAGTAGAAAAAGGAAATATAACATTCAAAGGTAAGGATATAAAAAATAAAACGGTAAAGACAATTCGAGATATAGGAATATCACATATTCCGGAAGACAGAAACAAAAGAGGTCTTAACAGGGATATGAATATAGAAGAGAATCTTGTTGCTACAAGATTTTATAAAAAAGAATTTTCAGGAAAAATTCTGCTGGATTATAAAAAAATAAGAAATTACGCTGTGGAAGCAATAAAGAAATTTGATATTCGTCCTGATAATCCTGAAATAAGTACAAAAAGTCTGTCAGGAGGAAATGCACAAAAAATAATAGTGGCAAGAGAGCTGGGAAGTGAATCTGATCTTCTGATTGCTTCGCAGCCTACAAGAGGAATAGACATTGGTTCCATAGAATTTATCAGAAAAAACATAAATGAGTATAAGAGCAGAGGAAAAGGTATTTTACTGGTTTCAGCCGAGCTGGAAGAAGTAATGTCTCTATCTGACAGAATAATTGTAATGTATGAAGGCGGAATAGCGGGAATTCTCAGTGCAGAAGAGGCTACGGAGGAGAATGTAGGATTTCTAATGACAGGAGGAAATAAAGCTCATGAATATGAAAAATAA
- a CDS encoding nucleoside hydrolase, with protein MKKIILDVDPGHDDAVAIMLAAFNPEIDLLGITVVAGNQTLEKTFNNALKVCSHLGIDVPVYKGMPGPMVREQVIADDIHGETGLDGPDFGEITKKGETMHAVDYIIEKLLGSDEKITLVPTGPLSNIGMALRKEPRIKEKIEQIVLMGGAYQLGNSTPAAEFNIFADPEAAYVVFSSGLPVVMMGLDLTRQALATKEVVDKIGSLNNKASKLFVDLMEFFAKTQHDVFGWSAPPVHDPTTVAYLIDPSCIETKPMYCKIELKSEDSYGRTLCDYFGILKKEPNVDVAVKLDFDKFWNIVYETLKLYK; from the coding sequence ATGAAAAAGATAATTTTGGATGTAGATCCCGGACATGATGATGCTGTGGCAATAATGCTGGCAGCTTTTAACCCGGAAATAGACTTGTTGGGAATTACTGTAGTTGCAGGGAATCAGACATTGGAAAAGACTTTTAACAATGCTCTGAAGGTATGTTCTCATCTTGGAATAGATGTACCTGTGTATAAAGGAATGCCGGGACCTATGGTAAGAGAGCAGGTAATAGCAGATGATATTCATGGTGAAACAGGTCTGGACGGTCCAGATTTCGGTGAGATAACAAAAAAAGGCGAAACAATGCATGCAGTGGATTATATTATCGAAAAACTGCTGGGGTCAGATGAAAAAATAACTTTGGTGCCTACAGGACCGCTTAGTAATATAGGTATGGCGCTAAGAAAAGAGCCGCGTATCAAAGAAAAAATAGAACAAATAGTACTGATGGGAGGGGCGTATCAGCTCGGGAACAGCACACCCGCTGCAGAATTTAATATTTTTGCCGATCCTGAGGCTGCATATGTAGTATTTAGTTCCGGTCTTCCCGTGGTAATGATGGGTCTGGATCTTACAAGACAGGCTCTTGCAACAAAAGAGGTAGTTGATAAAATAGGGAGCCTGAACAATAAAGCATCAAAATTATTTGTGGATTTAATGGAATTTTTTGCCAAAACACAGCATGATGTATTCGGGTGGAGTGCACCTCCGGTACATGACCCTACTACAGTGGCATATCTGATAGATCCTTCATGTATAGAAACAAAGCCTATGTATTGTAAAATAGAGCTAAAGAGTGAGGATTCTTACGGAAGAACACTATGTGATTATTTTGGGATACTTAAAAAGGAACCAAATGTAGATGTAGCTGTAAAGCTTGATTTTGATAAATTTTGGAATATAGTATACGAAACTTTAAAGCTGTATAAATAA
- a CDS encoding glutamine amidotransferase, which yields MTKILIAGESWTSHTIHIKGFDTFTTSKYEEGVKWFKEGLEKNGVEVDYIPNHLAPEKFPVTLEELKKYDVVFLSDIGSNTLLLPDQVFAKGMKVPNRCELLKEYVNEGGAFVMIGGYMSFTGVDAKTRYGETAVKDILPVKLLDKDDRQELPQGVNPKKVKEHKIFKGIDEEFPYFLGYNKTIGCSEIGEILAEINGDPFIAAGNFGKGKSLAFTSDFAPHWGSMEFVEWKYYDKLWLNIISWLTEK from the coding sequence ATGACTAAAATATTAATAGCAGGTGAATCATGGACAAGCCATACAATTCACATAAAAGGTTTTGATACATTTACTACAAGCAAGTATGAGGAAGGAGTAAAATGGTTTAAAGAAGGACTGGAGAAAAACGGGGTAGAGGTAGATTATATACCAAATCATCTTGCACCGGAAAAATTTCCGGTAACTCTTGAAGAACTAAAAAAATATGATGTGGTATTTCTTTCTGATATAGGATCAAATACTCTTCTTCTCCCTGATCAGGTATTTGCTAAAGGAATGAAGGTTCCTAACAGATGTGAGCTGCTGAAGGAATATGTAAATGAAGGCGGAGCTTTTGTAATGATAGGAGGATATATGTCATTTACAGGGGTAGATGCCAAAACAAGATATGGTGAAACAGCAGTTAAGGATATACTGCCTGTAAAGCTTCTGGATAAAGACGACAGACAGGAACTTCCTCAGGGTGTAAATCCGAAAAAAGTAAAGGAACATAAGATTTTCAAAGGAATAGATGAGGAATTTCCATATTTTCTCGGATATAATAAAACAATAGGATGCAGTGAAATAGGTGAAATCCTTGCAGAAATAAATGGAGATCCGTTTATAGCCGCAGGAAATTTCGGGAAAGGAAAAAGTCTGGCATTCACATCTGATTTTGCTCCTCACTGGGGTTCAATGGAATTTGTGGAATGGAAATATTACGATAAATTGTGGCTGAATATTATAAGCTGGCTTACCGAAAAATAA
- a CDS encoding M20 metallopeptidase family protein, whose protein sequence is MTDKHQIKEIIEDFKEDLVRHRRNLHRIPEIGLKLPKTIEYIKKELDSSGIKYRETKTVDGVYGLIEGKNRGKIIAVRSDMDALPIREKTGLSFASDNGNMHACGHDGHMAVMLLTLRILNQIKDNLDGSVMFIFQPGEEGYLGAEKMLKEDLFKDIKPDVIFSSHVGSIFDELGDGEFGIGFGKVMSSLDTFSLKMTGKESHGAEPYKARDPFIATAEILLGVQSIVSREINTKESAVVSFGKIEGGTAANIIPKSIELEGTVRCTDENIRNYINNRIEEIAYHTAKAYRADIDYNYIYGAPVLENNKDLVKEFIEVLRENMPENEYKILDRPTMIGEDFSYFLKEIPGFYYFFGSKRLIDGAYHAHHTEKFDINEENLYKVVYINIMFILKYLSLDN, encoded by the coding sequence ATGACAGATAAACATCAGATAAAGGAAATAATCGAAGATTTTAAAGAAGATTTAGTTAGACATAGAAGAAACTTGCACAGGATACCTGAAATTGGATTGAAACTACCTAAAACAATAGAATATATAAAGAAGGAGCTGGACAGCTCCGGAATAAAATATAGAGAAACAAAAACCGTAGATGGAGTTTACGGTTTGATAGAAGGAAAAAACAGAGGAAAAATAATTGCTGTAAGAAGTGATATGGATGCTTTGCCTATAAGAGAAAAAACAGGGCTGAGCTTTGCTTCGGATAACGGTAATATGCATGCCTGCGGTCATGACGGCCATATGGCGGTAATGCTTTTGACTTTGAGGATTTTAAACCAGATTAAGGATAATCTGGATGGCAGTGTTATGTTTATATTTCAGCCCGGTGAAGAAGGATATCTCGGAGCTGAAAAGATGCTGAAAGAAGATTTGTTTAAAGATATTAAACCTGATGTTATTTTTTCTTCACATGTAGGATCTATATTTGATGAGTTAGGAGATGGAGAATTCGGAATAGGATTTGGCAAGGTTATGAGTAGTCTTGACACTTTCAGTCTGAAAATGACGGGAAAAGAATCTCACGGAGCAGAGCCGTATAAGGCAAGAGATCCTTTTATAGCAACTGCAGAAATTCTTCTGGGTGTGCAAAGCATAGTAAGCAGGGAAATAAACACGAAGGAGAGTGCAGTTGTCAGTTTCGGAAAGATAGAGGGAGGGACAGCAGCCAATATAATTCCAAAAAGTATAGAACTGGAAGGAACTGTAAGATGTACTGATGAAAATATAAGAAATTATATTAATAACAGAATAGAAGAAATAGCATATCATACAGCAAAAGCTTACAGAGCTGACATAGATTATAATTACATTTATGGAGCACCTGTTTTAGAAAATAATAAGGATCTTGTGAAAGAATTCATAGAAGTCCTTAGAGAAAATATGCCGGAAAATGAATATAAAATTCTGGACAGACCTACGATGATAGGTGAGGATTTTAGTTATTTCCTAAAGGAAATACCCGGATTTTATTATTTTTTCGGTTCAAAACGTCTTATAGACGGGGCTTATCATGCGCATCATACTGAAAAATTCGATATTAACGAGGAAAATTTATATAAGGTTGTTTATATCAATATTATGTTTATACTAAAATATTTGTCATTGGACAATTAG